The genome window GGACAACACGCTCCAGCAACAGGCGTTCTTTGTCGCTGGCATCATGGCCTATGGCCGCTGCTACGCTTCATCGGGACCGCATGTTCCAACGCTCGATGCCAGCCAGGTCTACAAGGGGTCGAAGGACGGCATGGAGGTCCATTCCCGGCTGAACCAGCTCCGCAACACGATTGCGGCTCATACGGACAAGTCCGATCTCGTACGTCTGACGCTGGCGGTGAAGGACGAGCCAACACGCGTGGTGGTTCGGCACCTGTCGACCGCGGCAATCCCGACAGGTGAAATCCCCGACTTCCTCGAGGCCGTGGCCCACACCGAGCACTTCGTCACGATCAGCATCAACAAGTATCTCGATCACCTGCAGACGAAGATCGGCAAAAGGATCGAGCTGGACTAGCGGCTGTGGTCAGGCCTTGAGCCAGGCCGGCCATACTCGCCCCACCTCGCATGCCGTTCATGGGCATTGCACATGGTCTGCAGTCCAGCCCGGCAAGGTCAGGATTTCGAGGCTCGGTCCGTTATCGGCATCCTCTCAGGCGCTGTCGGACGCGCATATCTGCACAGGCGTAGTTCCTGAAAGCCGCATTGTCGCTTGTGAAGGGGAAACGCCTTCCCCCCGCGGCCGAGCCAGGGTCTCGGCCGACCCCTTCTGCGGGGAGACCCCGCAACGCCCCCCTCAGAGTGAGAGTGCGGACCGGCTTTGCCGTGACGGGTTGAAAGCCGGAGGAGAGCTTCCGGCGCCCGTCGCGGAGAACCGCGATGTCCAGACCTCACCGCCGTGCCCGCGCCGGCGCCGACCGGGCAGGCCTTTATGACGAGATCACCGGCAAGATCATCGCCGAACTCGAAGCCGGCCGCTTCCCCTGGGTGCAGCCCTGGGGCTCATCGGCCGCCGCGGCGCCGCTCGGCCTGCCAAAGAATGCAAGCACCGGCCGCGCCTATTCCGGCATCAATATCCTGATCCTGTGGGGTGCCGTGGTCCAGCACGGCTTTCCGGGCCAGGCCTGGCTCACCTTCCGGCAGGCGCTGTCCCAGGGCGGCAATGTCCGCAAGGGCGAACACGGCACGACCGTGGTCTATGCCGACCGCTTCGTGCCCGAGGACGAGAAGCAGCGCGCCCGCGACACCGGGGAAGACGCGCAGGCCATTCCGTTCCTCAAGCGCTTCACCGTGTTCAATGTGGCGCAATGCGAGGGCCTGCCGGAGGACGTCACCGTTGAGGTGCCGCCGCCTCCACCGGGCACGATCGAACCGACCGTCGAGGCGCTGATCAAGGCGAGCGGCATCGACTTCCGCATCGGCGGCGACCGCGCCTACTACGTGCCAGCCCATGACTATGTCATGGTGCCGCCGCCGGCCGCCTATTTCGAGCCGATCAACTGGCACCGCACGGCGCTGCACGAACTCGGCCACGCCACCGGCCATGCCGCGCGGCTCGGCCGCGATCTCGGTGGCTCGTTCGGCAGCAAGAAATACGCCTTCGAGGAACTGGTCGCGGAGATGAACGCAGCCTTCTGCTGCGCCGCGCTCGGCATCGTGCCAACGGTTCGCCATGCCGACTATCTCGGCTCCTGGCTCGACGTGCTGCGCGAGGACAACCGTGCCATCGTCCGCGCCGCCTCGCAGGCCAGCAAGGCGGCGGACTGGCTCCTCAGCTTCCTGCCCGATGGGGGCGAGGCAATCGCCGGCGGCGACCATGGTCAATCTGAGATCGACAGGAGGGCGGCATGATCCTCTTGACCGACGAACTGCGCGACCGTCTCCTCGTCAACGGCCGTGATCGCGATACCGACCACGTGCCGGCGGTGAAGTTCTTCAATCCGCTTGGCGAGGGCGTCTGGCTGGCCACCGAGCTCGATGCCGATGGTGATATCCTGTTCGGTCTCGCCGACCTTGGCCATCCCGAACTCGGCAGCTTCTCGCTCGAGGACCTGACCTCGGTTCGACTGCCGTTCGGCATGGGATCGAGCGCGACATCCTGTTCGAGACGGATTTGCCCACCTCGGTCTGGGCCGAGGCGGCGCGGCAAGCCGGCAGCATTCGCGGGGCCGAACGCATCGTAGCGGCCATGGCTCGCCCACGGCCAGCCGCGTCCTGACGCACAAGCCGAGATGGCTCGCGGCCCCACCCGGAACCCGCAAATCCGTGCTTCAGGCTTTGCGCTTCTCCGCAAACCGCGTGCGCGGCGCCGTCCTCAGAGTGAGAGG of Devosia yakushimensis contains these proteins:
- a CDS encoding ArdC family protein, whose product is MSRPHRRARAGADRAGLYDEITGKIIAELEAGRFPWVQPWGSSAAAAPLGLPKNASTGRAYSGINILILWGAVVQHGFPGQAWLTFRQALSQGGNVRKGEHGTTVVYADRFVPEDEKQRARDTGEDAQAIPFLKRFTVFNVAQCEGLPEDVTVEVPPPPPGTIEPTVEALIKASGIDFRIGGDRAYYVPAHDYVMVPPPAAYFEPINWHRTALHELGHATGHAARLGRDLGGSFGSKKYAFEELVAEMNAAFCCAALGIVPTVRHADYLGSWLDVLREDNRAIVRAASQASKAADWLLSFLPDGGEAIAGGDHGQSEIDRRAA